The Besnoitia besnoiti strain Bb-Ger1 chromosome Unknown contig00014, whole genome shotgun sequence genome contains a region encoding:
- a CDS encoding general transcription factor IIH polypeptide 2 GTF2H2 (encoded by transcript BESB_026280) translates to MEARPPSAGGRDSAAYPSVEEVLQELEGNGAEATAEEDLYGQYAWECEAERSWDQLVESSEGFLLLHGAQGSVAEGESLRTRRTERGARSHETQVKKGIIRSMVLLIDMSEAMREKDYRPDRLSCVCQLAEEFISTFLLQNPLAQLAQVALLGPSAEPVETSRVSAAGEAARVASPPGQRVLRSGEAAASQVFSSCAAECIAALQEKRATAAGLGTGVPSVRNGLNLAKDLLATVPPYSTREVLILYGSLRTCDVGCIEETIAAVKKNNICCNVICLAAELHILKKLCQDTGGSHAVPLHRDHLRALLLKHTHPPTWSTNMQPCLIRMGFPSLKTTSTAALCSCHQQLTFASFVCPQCGAKLCDIPSRCRCCFLHLVSPADISRSFHSLCPPLPFEPLPADLPQARRICACCASPVERGGSQCPDCGEIFCADCDAYTHEQLRQCAFCVMGDITTLDDEDTGVALRVARAPSADLHRAAASAAASSLALAAPSAAAPPASRRASLTSRVAAPSLPG, encoded by the exons ATGGAGGCCAGGCCGCccagcgcaggcggccgcgactcT GCAGCGTACCCCTCTGTCGAGGAAGTCCTGCAGGAGCTCGAAGGCAACGGCGCGGAAGCgacagcggaagaagatCTCTACGGCCAGTATGCGTGGGAGTGCGAAGCCGAAAG GTCGTGGGACCAGCTCGTGGAGAGCTCGGAGGGATTCCTCCTGCTCCACGGGGCGCAGGGCAGCGtggcagagggcgagagcctgcggacgcggcgaACTGAGCGCGGGGCACGGTCTCACGAGACCCAAGTGAAGAAAGGGATTATTCG AAGCATGGTGCTCCTCATTGACATGTCGGAGGCGATGCGTGAGAAGGACTACCGCCCTGATCGCTTGAGCTGCGTCTGTCAACTCGCTGAG GAGTTTATTAGCACGTTTCTGCTTCAGAATCCactcgcgcagctggcgcaggTCGCACTGCTGGGGCCATCCGCGGAGCCTGTTGAgacgtcgcgcgtctctgcggccggcgaggccgcgcgggtcgcgaGCCCCCCGGGgcagcgcgtgctgcgctcgggcgaggcggcggcgtcgcaggtcttcagcagctgcgcggcggagtgcatcgcggcgctgcaggagaaACGGGCGACCGCTGCGGGCCTCGGTACCGGCGTCCCTTCCGTCAGGAACGGACTCAAC ctcgcgaaaGACCTCCTCGCGACGGTGCCGCCATACAGCACGCGCGAGGTTCTGATTCTTTACGGCTCACTGCGGACCTGCGATGTCGG ctgcatcgAGGAGACGATCGCCGCGGTGAAGAAGAACAACATCTGCTGCAACGTCATCTGCCTCGCAGCGGAGCTGCACATCCTGAAA aagcTCTGCCAGGACACTGGCGGCAGCCATGCGGTGCCGCTGCACCGTGATCACCTgcgtgcgctgctgctgaagcacACGCACCCGCCGACTTG GTCCACGAATATGCAGCCCTGTCTGATTCGCATGGGCTTTCCCTCGCTGAAGACTACGAGCACAgcagctctctgcagctgccacCAGCAGCTCAcgttcgcctccttcgtctgTCCGCAGTGCGGCGCGAAACTCTGCGACATCCCCAGTCGCTGCCGT TGCTGCTTCTTGCAcctcgtctctcccgcgGACATTTCGCGCTCCTTCCACAGTCTCTGCCCTCCGCTCCCCTTCGAGCCG CTCCCGGCCGACCTCCCCCAGGCCAGGCGAATCtgtgcctgctgcgcgtcgcctgtcgaGCGCG GAGGCTCGCAGTGCCCAGACTGCGGAGAAATTTTCTGCGC CGACTGCGACGCCTACACGCATGAGCAGCTTCGCCAGTGCGCGTTCTGCGTCATGGGCGATATCACCActctcgacgacgaggacacTGGGGTGGCGCTGcgggtcgcccgcgcgccgtcggcagATCTGcatcgcgccgcggcttctgctgcagcgtcctCGTTGGCTTTGGCGgctccttctgctgcggcgcctccggcctCTCGCAGGGCGAGCCTCACCTCGCGGGTCGCCGCCCCGTCTCTGCCGGGGTAG